In one window of Camelina sativa cultivar DH55 chromosome 15, Cs, whole genome shotgun sequence DNA:
- the LOC104746940 gene encoding GATA transcription factor 1-like isoform X2, whose translation MYVLPPPQTPVHVFVDGPGVVEEEDLEWISNKDAFPVIETFVGMLPPEHFRVTSPEREAIEGKQLSPVSVLETSSNSSTTTTTSNSSGGSTALATTTSMLMSCCVSFKAPAKARSKRRRTGRRDLRVLWTGNEIQKKKTMSAAAVIIGRKCQHCGAEKTPQWRAGPLGPKTLCNACGVRYKSGRLVPEYRPANSPTFTAELHSNSHRKIVEMRKQYQSGDGDHRKDCG comes from the exons ATGTATGTCTTACCTCCTCCCCAAACGCCTGTACATGTTTTCGTAGATGGTCCG GGTGTGGTTGAGGAAGAGGATTTGGAATGGATATCAAACAAAGATGCTTTTCCGGTAATCGAAACATTCGTCGGCATGTTACCACCGGAACATTTCCGTGTAACGTCGCCGGAGAGAGAAGCGATTGAGGGAAAACAGCTGAGTCCGGTTTCAGTACTCGAGACGAGTAGCAATAGCTCaactacaacaacaacctcAAACAGCAGCGGTGGAAGCACGGCTTTGGCAACAACCACCTCCATGTTAATGAGCTGCTGCGTTAGTTTTAAAGCGCCGGCTAAAGCGAGAAGCAAGCGTCGCCGCACAGGACGCCGTGATTTGCGAGTTTTGTGGACAGGAAACGaaatacagaagaagaaaactatgTCGGCGGCGGCGGTGATAATAGGAAGGAAGTGTCAACACTGTGGAGCGGAGAAGACGCCGCAATGGAGGGCGGGACCATTGGGGCCTAAGACTCTGTGTAACGCTTGTGGCGTGAGGTATAAGTCTGGGAGGCTTGTTCCGGAGTATCGTCCGGCTAATAGTCCAACTTTCACGGCGGAGTTACATTCGAATTCTCACCGGAAGATTGTAGAAATGAGGAAGCAGTATCAGTCCGGTGACGGTGATCATCGGAAAGATTGTGGATAA
- the LOC104746940 gene encoding GATA transcription factor 1-like isoform X1, translating into MEMESFMDDLLNFTVPEEDDEEETQQPRNITRRKTGIRQTDSLGLLNHGDHGVVEEEDLEWISNKDAFPVIETFVGMLPPEHFRVTSPEREAIEGKQLSPVSVLETSSNSSTTTTTSNSSGGSTALATTTSMLMSCCVSFKAPAKARSKRRRTGRRDLRVLWTGNEIQKKKTMSAAAVIIGRKCQHCGAEKTPQWRAGPLGPKTLCNACGVRYKSGRLVPEYRPANSPTFTAELHSNSHRKIVEMRKQYQSGDGDHRKDCG; encoded by the exons ATGGAAATGGAATCGTTCATGGATGACCTTTTGAACTTCACTGTACCGGAAGAGGACGACGAAGAAGAGACGCAACAGCCGAGGAATATAACTCGCCGGAAAACAGGAATACGGCAAACGGATTCTCTCGGTCTTTTGAACCACGGCGACCAT GGTGTGGTTGAGGAAGAGGATTTGGAATGGATATCAAACAAAGATGCTTTTCCGGTAATCGAAACATTCGTCGGCATGTTACCACCGGAACATTTCCGTGTAACGTCGCCGGAGAGAGAAGCGATTGAGGGAAAACAGCTGAGTCCGGTTTCAGTACTCGAGACGAGTAGCAATAGCTCaactacaacaacaacctcAAACAGCAGCGGTGGAAGCACGGCTTTGGCAACAACCACCTCCATGTTAATGAGCTGCTGCGTTAGTTTTAAAGCGCCGGCTAAAGCGAGAAGCAAGCGTCGCCGCACAGGACGCCGTGATTTGCGAGTTTTGTGGACAGGAAACGaaatacagaagaagaaaactatgTCGGCGGCGGCGGTGATAATAGGAAGGAAGTGTCAACACTGTGGAGCGGAGAAGACGCCGCAATGGAGGGCGGGACCATTGGGGCCTAAGACTCTGTGTAACGCTTGTGGCGTGAGGTATAAGTCTGGGAGGCTTGTTCCGGAGTATCGTCCGGCTAATAGTCCAACTTTCACGGCGGAGTTACATTCGAATTCTCACCGGAAGATTGTAGAAATGAGGAAGCAGTATCAGTCCGGTGACGGTGATCATCGGAAAGATTGTGGATAA